A stretch of Miscanthus floridulus cultivar M001 chromosome 13, ASM1932011v1, whole genome shotgun sequence DNA encodes these proteins:
- the LOC136499326 gene encoding uncharacterized protein codes for MQDAMKKKKRPLVLDDEEGEKQGEDDVIVLIEESQDVARSIVHPSSGTAAKRKQSTLKFSAPKEPSTKSVGSMLRRTPTEVVEERHSKGPSQINIQASMRTKEEREAVNLEWARFFYECDIPFNAINSRQFEIAIEATAQYGSGYKPPTYHELREPLLQKVVKETDDLRKKHEDAWKQYGYTLMLDGWTDRRGHHLINFLVNIPEGTFFLESVDASSEVHDQVMLADLLEKKIMDIGVDKVVQVVTDNGANYKAAGKLLMERFPTLYWTPCAAHCLDLMLEDVGKLKEFKKPISRAQHVTTFIYRHGRLLSAMREKTNGRDLVRPATTQFATTFLTLQSLYKHKDALRFLFTSEDWTGCKLAKTEARKKCMILCFLGSFGTPLRIALEILYHLSLC; via the coding sequence ATGCAAGAtgctatgaagaagaagaagagaccactcgtccttgatgatgaagaaggagAGAAACAAGGGGAAGATGATGTGATTGTTTTGATAGAGGAGTCCCAAGATGTTGCTAGAAGCATTGTGCATCCTAGTTCAGGGACAGCTGCCAAAAGGAAACAATCCACATTGAAGTTCAGTGCTCCAAAAGAACCCAGCACCAAGTCAGTTGGTTCAATGCTTCGGAGAACTCCAACAGAGGTTGTGGAAGAAAGACACTCGAAGGGTCCTTCTCAAATCAATATTCAAGCTAGCATGAGGacaaaggaagaaagagaagctgTCAACTTAGAGTGGGCCAGGTTCTTTTATGAGTGTGACATACCATTCAATGCCATAAATTCTAGGCAGTTTGAGATTGCTATAGAGGCCACTGCACAGTACGGTTCTGGGTATAAGCCTCCTACCTACCATGAGCTTAGGGAGCCATTGCTCCAAAAGGTTGTAAAGGAGACAGATGATTTGAGGAAGAAACATGAGGATGCATGGAAACAATATGGCTACACATTGATGTTAGATGGATGGACGGATAGGAGGGGGCATCATTTGATCAACTTTCTAGTCAATATTCCAGAGGGGACTTTCTTCTTGGAGTCAGTTGATGCATCAAGTGAAGTTCATGATCAGGTGATGTTAGCTGATTTGTTAGAGAAGAAAATCATGGACATTGGAGTAGATAAAGTTGTGCAAGTTGTCACTGATAATGGAGCTAACTATAAAGCAGCGGGCAAGCTTCTCATGGAGAGGTTTCCTACACTTTATTGGACTCCTTGTGCTGCACATTGCTTAGACCTTATGTTGGAAGATGTAGGGAAGTTGAAGGAATTTAAGAAGCCTATCTCACGTGCCCAGCATGTCACTACTTTCATCTATAGACATGGAAGACTTCTTAGTGCAATGAGGGAGAAGACAAATGGGAGGGATCTTGTGAGACCCGCAACCACTCAGTTTGCTACCACATTCCTCACCTTGCAGAGTTTGTACAAGCACAAAGATGCATTAAGATTTCTGTTTACCTCCGAGGATTGGACTGGTTGCAAACTAGCAAAGACAGAGGCCAGGAAAAAGTGTATGATATTGTGCTTTCTAGGGAGTTTTGGAACTCCGTTGAGGATTGCCTTAGAGATTCTCTACCACTTATCATTGTGTTGA